The window AATAATTCCTCATCTTTGAACGGGTGGATTTTTACGCAAACAAAAGGACGGGTAGTTAACTTATCACTTTTAAGCTAACAGAGTCAATGATGCTCATAAAATCAAAAAAAAGACTCTCCAAAAAAAATGAAGAGTCTCTTTTATAATTAAATTTGATATTATAAAGACTGCATATCAATTACAAAACGGTATCTCACATCGCTTTTCAGCATTCTTTCGTACGCTTCGTTGATGTCTTGCATTTTGATGATTTCAATTTCAGATACAATGTTATGTTCACCACAGAAATCAAGCATTTCCTGAGTTTCGGCAATACCTCCAATCACAGATCCTGCAACCGATTTTCTTCCCAAAATCATTGGTGGAGTAAACAGACTTTCTTCCATTTTACCGATAAATCCAACTAAAACATGAGTTCCGTTGATGTCTAAAGTAGTGATATAAGGATTTACATCATGATCGTAAGGTACAGTGTCGATAATTAAATCAAATTTTCCTTTTACAGAATTCATTTGCTCTTCATCAGTCGAAATAACCACGTGATCTGCGCCTAATTTTTTAGCATCTTCAGTTTTTCCTGGAGTTCTTGAGAATAAAGTTACTTCAGCGCCCAAACCTTTTGCTAATTTAATAGCCATGTGTCCTAATCCACCTAAACCAACAACGGCAACTTTAGAATCAGGACCAACATTCCAATGTTTTAAAGGTGACCATGTTGTGATACCTGCACAAAGAAGCGGTGCAACGGCTGCTAAATCTAAATTGTCAGGAATTCTTAAAACATGTTCCGCATCTACTACAACTTTTTGAGAATATCCTCCAAAAGTATGGCCTCCTAAGTGTTCATCTTTGCCATTGTAAGTTCCTGTAAATCCGTTTTCGCAGTATTGTTCCAAATCATGTTTGCAACTGTTGCATTCTCCACAAGAATCTACGATACAGCCAACTCCGGCAAGATCACCCACTTTAAATTTAGAAACTTCGCTTCCTACTTTTGTAATTTTTCCGATAATTTCATGTCCGGGAACAGAAGGGTATTTCGATCCTCCCCAATCGTTTCTTGCAGTGTGAAGATCAGAGTGGCAAACTCCGCAGTACAAAATTTCAATTTCTACATCTTTTGATGTTGTCTCTCTTCTTTCGATGCTCATTTCTGCTAAATCGGCAGTTTTAGATTCTGCTCCAAAAGCTTTTACAGTGAATGTGTTCATTTATTTTTAAGTTTTAATTTTCTTGTACAAAATTCGACAGTTTAAAGGTAATAATACTTATATAAATTACAGAATCATTTACCAATTTTACTTACGCTCGAAATTGTAGATAAGAAATTGGTAATTTTGAATTAAAATTAAAAATTTACTTCATGGAAAATCAGGAAGTCGAAATATACAATAGCGTTTCAGAATACAATAAAATGCTGAAGCATGAAACATTGCACCCGATGGTAAGTGTGGTAGATTTTTCTAAATCTGATCCTATTTGTCAGCATATGAGACAATTTGGTTTTTACACTGTTTTTCTGAAAGATGTGATGTGCGGCGACATGCAGTATGGAAAGCACAGCTATGATTATCAGGAAGGAACTTTGGTTTTCATCGCTCCGGGACAGACTTACGGGATTTACAATGCAGAAACTTATATTCAGCCTGCAGGTTTTGCATTGATTTTTCATCCTGATTTATTGAAAGGAACCAATTTGGGAAGAAACATCAGAGATTACAATTTCTTTTCTTACGATGTTCATGAGGCGTTACACCTTTCAGAAAAAGAAAGGGAAATTATTTTAGAATGCTTTAAAAATATAAAACTTGAGCTCGAGCAAGCCATTGATAAACATAGCAAATCACTAATTGTTAATAATATTGAATTGTTTTTGAATTATTGCATGCGTTTCTACGACCGTCAGTTTATTACGAGAGATCACATCAATCAGAATTTTATCGGGAAGTTTGAAAAATCTTTAGATGATTATTTAAAGTCTGATAAGCCAAAAAATCTTGGCTTTCCGATGGTTAATTATTTTGCAGAACAACTTAATCTTTCAGCGAATTATTTTGGGGATTTGATTAAAAAAGAGCTCGGGATTTCTGCTCAGGAATTTATTCACAATAAACTGATTGATGTGGCGAAAGAACAGATTTTTGACGCTTCAAAATCTATCAGTCAAATTTCATATGATTTAGGATTTAAATATCCACAGCATTTTACAAGACTGTTCAAAAGTAAAGTCGGCGTTTCACCAAGCGAGTTTAAATCTCTGAATTAATTTTGTGATTAGTTTTTCCGTACTGTGTAAATGATTGAAAATTACTGCAAGCCTTTGCTGAGTGAAACGCCTTTGTGAACGAAAAATATTTTCAAACATTTAAAAAAAACCTTTGCGCACTTTGCGTTCAAAAAAAAAGATTTTTACTAAAAACGTATAATCATTTTTTTAAACAAAATTTGTAAATTGTATTCATAAACAACTTTAAAGTGTATGCTTGAAGCAAATGACTGCAAATAATCATATTCATATTTTTCAGGCTCCCTTCGGAAGAATTACTGCTTTCAGAGAAAACGGAATTTTAAAAGCTAAAAATATCCGTTATGCATATTCTGAAAGATTTAAAAAGCCGATTGCTATTGAGCCTTCCATTTCAGAAATTACTTTTCCTGAAAGAACTCCGGTTTGCCCGCAAAATATAAGTCCGCTTCTTGAAAAAATGATTGGCAAAACCAATTTAGATAATTTTGAGGTGGATGAATCACCACAGTTTGTTTCAGTTTTCAGACCTGAAAATTATATCAAAAATGAAAAATTATCTGTCATTGTTTGGATTCATGGTGGCTCTTACGAGATTGGCTGTGGTGATATTCCTACTGCAGATCCTACAGATTGGGTAAAAGAGCAAAATGTTATCGTAGTAACGGTTTCTTACCGCTTAGGAATTTTCGGATTTTTAGGTGGAAGCGAAGAAAAACCAGCCAACTTAGGTTTGTTTGATGTGATTGAAGGGTTGAAATGGATTAAAAATAATATCGCCTCTTTTGGTGGAGATTCAGAAAATATTACCCTTTTTGGGCAGTCTTCAGGCGGAGATTTAATTGCCCATTTAATGATTTCTGAGGGAATTGACAACTTATTTAAAAGAGTGATTATTCACAGTGCTCCTTTAGGCTTAAGGAAAAACCGACAAAAAATGGTTGCTGAATTTTTGAAAAACACTCAGATATTTAATGATAAATCTGATATTTTAGAAATTATTGAGAACTATAAAAATCTTACCCCTTCTTTTTTGAAATATGGGTTAAAAGCAGCAATGCCTTTCGGGACGCAATATGGCTTCCCTCCTTTGTGCAATGAATGGGACGCCGAAGAAAAGTGGAAACAAAAAGCAAAAGAAATTGATGTTTTAATAGGTTTGAATGATGAAGAAACTTCTTTCTACCTGAAAACCTCAGATACAATCAATAAATATTTTCCTGTAAAAGTTTTAAATAGAGCAATTCGTACAACTACAGAAA is drawn from Chryseobacterium muglaense and contains these coding sequences:
- a CDS encoding carboxylesterase family protein, whose product is MTANNHIHIFQAPFGRITAFRENGILKAKNIRYAYSERFKKPIAIEPSISEITFPERTPVCPQNISPLLEKMIGKTNLDNFEVDESPQFVSVFRPENYIKNEKLSVIVWIHGGSYEIGCGDIPTADPTDWVKEQNVIVVTVSYRLGIFGFLGGSEEKPANLGLFDVIEGLKWIKNNIASFGGDSENITLFGQSSGGDLIAHLMISEGIDNLFKRVIIHSAPLGLRKNRQKMVAEFLKNTQIFNDKSDILEIIENYKNLTPSFLKYGLKAAMPFGTQYGFPPLCNEWDAEEKWKQKAKEIDVLIGLNDEETSFYLKTSDTINKYFPVKVLNRAIRTTTEIIYGKPAADFAKDFDSAGGNIYLFRIYPRFKVFNYFLGAHAIDLPFIFGNESAWKNAGILKNIPWKYMDENGKKLRKLWTEFANTGKISDDSERPEILEVFKV
- a CDS encoding helix-turn-helix domain-containing protein is translated as MENQEVEIYNSVSEYNKMLKHETLHPMVSVVDFSKSDPICQHMRQFGFYTVFLKDVMCGDMQYGKHSYDYQEGTLVFIAPGQTYGIYNAETYIQPAGFALIFHPDLLKGTNLGRNIRDYNFFSYDVHEALHLSEKEREIILECFKNIKLELEQAIDKHSKSLIVNNIELFLNYCMRFYDRQFITRDHINQNFIGKFEKSLDDYLKSDKPKNLGFPMVNYFAEQLNLSANYFGDLIKKELGISAQEFIHNKLIDVAKEQIFDASKSISQISYDLGFKYPQHFTRLFKSKVGVSPSEFKSLN
- a CDS encoding NAD(P)-dependent alcohol dehydrogenase, which produces MNTFTVKAFGAESKTADLAEMSIERRETTSKDVEIEILYCGVCHSDLHTARNDWGGSKYPSVPGHEIIGKITKVGSEVSKFKVGDLAGVGCIVDSCGECNSCKHDLEQYCENGFTGTYNGKDEHLGGHTFGGYSQKVVVDAEHVLRIPDNLDLAAVAPLLCAGITTWSPLKHWNVGPDSKVAVVGLGGLGHMAIKLAKGLGAEVTLFSRTPGKTEDAKKLGADHVVISTDEEQMNSVKGKFDLIIDTVPYDHDVNPYITTLDINGTHVLVGFIGKMEESLFTPPMILGRKSVAGSVIGGIAETQEMLDFCGEHNIVSEIEIIKMQDINEAYERMLKSDVRYRFVIDMQSL